GAGTCGGGGAGGATAGGTGGTGTAAAGTGTGTAAAGGACGTTGTATCTGTCCACGACACGCAAAACAGAGGCGGCGTTGGAAAGGAGGGACTGAGCTAGAGAACGACGCGCTATTGCTGCGGTTCTACAGTGGGTTCTAGATTCTGCGATGAGGGTGGGAGGTCTGTCGGTACCAATGGGTGGGTCAAGGGAATGCGTGCCTATCTCAGATCCAGGGGTAGTCTTCTTGTGGAGCTGCAGGTGGATGGGGTATGTGGCATGCTCAAGGTCATCGAGTGAAGGAGTAAATAGGAGGGTGTCGGCGACGAGCTCTTCAGATTTGAAAAGACTCAGGAGGTACACTGGCTTTTGTTAGTCTTTAATACACAATCGCAATAGTCAGGGTTGCATACTCAAGTCGCGTGTACGCCACGTGATTGTCGCATCAAGTCCAACAGGTGCGGGTGGAATGACCGGTATTGAGAAGTTATTGAGGCTGGCCTGGTTTGAATGAGGGTCATTTGTGATTGGCGATGAGTATCTGGGTGTAGGAACCGGGATCTGGACAGGTTCAGTGAACGCCGCCTTCTGAAGGTTCTCTGTAACTTCTGCGGGGCCACTGTGAGGCGTTGCGTTGTCGTCATCGTCAACCACGGCGGTCTGGGCGGTCTCGGGGAGCAAAGACGCTGGCTCAACGTACGTGTCGCTGAAAGGGTCGACAGGCACGTCTTTCTCGGTGCTCATGTTGCGGACGTCACGGGGATAGCGTGGTGACTGTATACGTGCACGAAGAGGGTCGTAAAGAGCTAATGGAAGAGAGAGGGAAGTGGTGATTGTGAGTGAGAGAAGCGAAGCGGTAAGGAGAAGGTGTAGAGCGACGGTCTATAAGAGGTGGCTGTATTGTTGGATAATTGCGACATCAATAATTGACAGCAAACTCAGTGATGGCACGCGCGGTAGTGCGGTGGTGGAGCGCCCAGAGTCACTCCGTCTATTCAAAAGTGACAATAGGAACAGGATTTGAGTGAATGCGGAGAGAATTTCGCATTATCAGTGCATCACAGAACGCAGTAGGTCAACTGCAGAGCATGTATTGTAATTGCAGCAAGCTGACCGCTTCGTCACAGCGCAAACAGGTCGCCCCGGGTATAGTCACAGTCGCAGATTGGAATTCATGTCGTTGATTCAGTCCTTGGCAACTCTCTGGCGGCATATATACAGAGCCTAGTGAGTAGCAAAAATGTTGCGCGTACGCAAGTGGACTGGCGTCTCTCCCTTTGGCGCATCTGGTATATTCTTCTCCAAACCCTGGCAAAGGTGAGTCATGAGCATAATAGGGCGACATTCATACGTACCAGCTTCTCGAACACGCATTTGTTCAGCTTGCGCTCCTCAGACCTGCAGTTCCACAACTGTTGATTGTGGTTTTCTAGACATTGCCAGTGGGTGCGGAACTGTGTTAGGCAGTTCTCGTTGATGTCCTTGATACTGCCACATATATCAGTATCAGATATTCCGCGTCTTATCCGGTACAAGCACATACACGCTCGCCGCACACCTGGTGACTTTGCGGCCTTCCTTCATGCAGTCAAACTCGCCCCGGCCATTGGCCTCGGTCTTGCACATCATGTAGTCATCGTTGTAATCCTTGCAACGCGCGCCAATAAAGTAGGATGCACTGAGAAGCGGGGCAGAACTAGCTCCAAGCTCCTTGACTTTGGGGATGTCGTCGGGTAGAGGGGTGGTGTCGATGAGGGCTTGCTGGTTGAACCTGGGGCCTGTCAGTCGGCAGATCTTGCAGTGTGATTAATGATAATTTGCTACCTGGGCTGACGCGACGACATGGTGAAGTTGAGGTGCCAATGGCGGGCTATCGGCCTGTGAATTGAAGATGATGCTCGTGAGGTCGTCGCGGAAGCTTGGCGGTTCACTAAACCGGCAGGGATGCGATGCGATCCGCCGACAAGTTGTGCCTGAACCTTTGTCGACGAAAGAGAAGACTCGCCTtctcttttcctctgccTGCATCTCAACTACATTCGTGCGTAGGCTTCTGGAGATTTTGTTCCTCACTATGCGCGCTGATTAAGCTACACGGTACTTTCGTCCTTTGCCAACGTCGCCCTAGGGCTCTCCGTTCGCGTACCCAAGCGCGACCGAAAACAAACAACTGAAGCTCCTCACTTCGCGACCTGGATATAGCGTCACTCGTTTGCACCACTCGCGGATCCTCCTAGACATACCATATACATCTTAGTTCTCGTCAAATATGGCTTTCAGCTTTAGCAATACTGGCGGTGGAGAGAAGAAGACCGGTACCTTGTTTGGCAGCACCACAGCACCCGCTTCGGGTACATTCGCTCAATCGCAGACCAACGCGACAGGAACTGGCCTCTTTGGTTCGACGGCTGCCCCCCAGAACAACAGCAACAGTCTGTTCGGATCCACACAGCCTCAGCAGAGCACCGGTCTCTTTGGTCAAACCCAGCAGCAAAATGCTGGTTCGAGCCTCTTCGGACAGCCACAGCcgcagcaacaacaacaaaatGCTGGCTTCAGTTTGTTTAGCCAGccgcagcagcaacagcagcagcaagggcaacaacaacagcaacagaCAAACATGAGCAATAGTCTCTTTGGAGGCTCGTTCCAGCCTGCGCCCATCCTGAACAATGCTCAGGCGCAAAGTATCCAACAACAGCGAGAAGGCCTTCCTCAACTACGGCAGTCATCCGCACAGCCTTTCGCTGGCTCCACCATGGCAGGTCAAAGTATGGGCACCTCCATGTCTATAACGAGACAATACTAACAACCTTACAGGGGAGAAATCGGTCGTCGAGCAGATACGGATCCTGAATAACAAGTGGGACCCTGAGAACCCCGAATGCGTCTTCCAGTACTACTTCTACAACTCGGTCAAGCCCGAAGAGGCGCCTTTTTACGGGCCGTCGCAGGGCGAGGATGAGAGGAAATGGGAAGAAGCTCTGTCAAAGAAGCCAAGCCCGGGCGCCATTCCTGTGCTTGCGCGCGGTTTTGAACAAGTTGGAGAGCGCATACGACAACAAGCCGTCGCCGTGACAGCGCTACGAACCCGTCTACATGAGATCAACAATAGCCTGTCGTTACTAAAGGACGCACACGAGCTGACAGTAGCGTCGCGCATCACCGAAGCGAAGCGGAAACACATCGTCTTCACCCAACGAACACTAGCCCTTGCGACAAAGGTACAAATCTTGCGAAACCGAGGCTACGTCATGGACCCTCAGGAGGAAGACCTGAAGAAGAATCTCATTGAGCTTGAGAAGCAAACCTTTGATCCCGTCTTGGGAGGGCGACAAGAGGAGATTTGGGCGCGTATGTCCGGCGTGCGCGAGCGTGCACGGATACTACAGGAGGAGACTGAGAAGATGGGCAGGACCATTGATCAGCAGCAAAACGGCGAGCTTCTCTCGGAAGAAGACCAAAAGGCGCTGGAGAAGGTAAGATTTCCTCAGACACCACCTGCACATGCCCCAACTAACATTCCCCAGCTCCTCAAAGACTACGACCGACAACTCGAGCACCTCAAGAAATGGGTCGACGATACAAAGGAAGAATACGACGAGTGGGAGACGACAAAGCAGTCAAGGCCACTCAAGCGGTAAAGGGAATATATTCCATATTGCGCCGTTGGGCATGTACGATGCAGGATGATGATTGTCATATTGGCCAAAGAAATACATTGAGCATTGTGAGAGATACTAAGTAGTTATGGATTTGCACTCTTAGAGAGCTCCTCATAATTTTAAGCGTTGCAAGTCATGCAGCTGTTTCTGCGCTCCAACGGAGACATTTCCCGGAACTTTGAGGATACTGTTTTCAAGTCCGCTGTCGTGTCATAGGAAATGGACATATGTACACACAAACCACCCTTATAGACCAGTTATTATTACAAGCGCCCATGTGCCCGCGCACGTGTTATACAGTTTCCTTCCTTGTGTGTTTATCGCCTAGCCGATCTCTTATTCTCCACCTATCGTCATGGGATATATCTCATCATCGCAGGTACCGCTCGCAGTTATCGTCTAAAAAAGCTTGGAAACATATTCGACTAGATGCGGCGCTGGCAATTTATTAGCCCTCTATTCATAAACCTTCCTCCATATCCCTCTCCTCCTCGTGCAGTACAGAGAACTTACAGAGATAAAGTACTACGGCGCTTGCAGCCGTCCACTTGATATCGCTCATTGTCTGGGCCTCGGCTGCGGCGAGCTCTTGCTTGGAGGGTTGGGGTGGTGCTGCATACTCGGGTTAGTTTTGCTATGTCTCTTTTTTCTTGGTCCCGGTGGGAGGAAGGGAGAGGGTCTTACCTCCGAACATATTTGCGGTTAATGTGAGAGGTGCGCTGGTGGTAGTGTTGGTGGTGCGGTAGCTGGGTCTTGAAGATGACGTGAATGGTCGTACGCAAAAGTTTGGATCGGGGCGGTTCGGAGTTTAGGCGGAGGTGGGGTCACGTGGGGACGTGGGTGGGTTTCGCGATGGATGTTTGTGTATGATGTTAGCAATATATGATGGTTTCTCGATTGAAGGCATCATTTAGAGTATTTTGTCATGCGTTATTTCGAATCATACAAGTAAGTTCGCAGTCCTGCTGAAAGACTACATTCTTGATATTTGACTGCTGCGCATACAATCCGTAGTCTTCAACACATGTGGTTGACCATTATCCGTTATTGGGTATCTCTTTTATACAGTCATCAATCCAACTCGTGCCAATCATTGCTCTCGTCTTGCCTTCAAGCCCTCCTTGCACCACCGCCTCCACCAtctccaccacgcgcagcTCCCAAGAACCGATCTCGAAGACTACCTCCCCTTGCAGCCGTTGAAGGACCTACAGGCGAACTCCTCAAGAAAGAACTTCCCTCGAGCATGGAACTGCTACCGTCTATACCGAAACTGCTGCGTCCGTTGCCCAGATCAACACCCAGACTAATCCTTCCTGCTGCCGGCTGCACACCCAATGCCATGCCATGAGGAAGTCCAGAACTGCGACGACCGGAGCTGCGTCTTCCACTCGAGCGGCGCCTAGTAGAGCGTCTTGAACGCACGGAGCTGAGACCAGGTGGTAAAACGCTGTTGTCGATGTCGCTAGAGTCTTCGAGCTCAGAGTCGGTGTGTTCGTAACTGCCGGCTTCAGGAACGTCGTCGTCGAGGTCGCGCTCATCTTGCAGAACGCCAGCCATTTCGGCTTCCTCCATCTCTAGCATGTGAGATACTTCCGCCTCGAGCATACTACCTTCGATGAAGCTGTCCTCGTTGAAGGGAACCGTGCTCTCTTCCCGGCCTTCCTCgcttccttcttcttcttctccactGCTGCTTCCAGACTCTGACTCTGACTCTGACTCGCTCGAGTTACTCTGTGCCTCCGGGACGTCATCGTCTAAGTCAACTTCTGCCTCTCCTTCGCCAGCCTCTTCCTCTCTCGCTCCCCTCTCTCGCTCCTCTTCGTTGGCAGCATCCTGTTGGGCAGCAGCGAGATCCAACATAACTTGTTCCCTGCGCTGCATCAACTCCTGTTCTTCCTTCTCGAGTTCTTCATCTCTGATCTGTTGGAGAGTCTTTGAGACACCAATTGGACGAAGCCAGCCGGCGCCAAAACGGCAGACGTTGAGTTTGCGCTGCGTTATTGTGTTTTCATCGGCAGTGAGGGCGGCAAGAAAGGCGTTATGGTTCTGGTGCGAGCCATGATGTGAGGTCGGTCGGCGGTGGCCATGCGAGGTGTTAGGAGGGGAGTGAGAGCTGTCGGAGAAGTCTGTGTGCGTTGTATTGTAAGAAGGCCATAGCCTGGCGTCCTGGTATAATCGTCAGTATTGTTGCTGGTTGCTATATGCTTTTCAAGCCTTTCGCTGCTGCAATGTTGCATGATTATGATGAATCGAGTAAACTATTGTACGTACCGGAACCGGGGCAATCATAGGTAGAGAAAACATCCTAAACGCTCTACTATACTCTGTACTTTACTGAAAGTCGGGCGCAGCTTATAGACAGACATATAAGTGAGAGACCGAGTCGCGTGTCGGAACGCGTTGTTTAGTGGGTGAGCTCATGGCCCCACTTCGGCTTGTCCTATTACGGAAAGTGGCTGTAGATCCAGGTCATGGCCAACATGATCTTTTCGGATCATCGTATGCGGGATAACGATGAGTCCGACTCTCAACGTACTCATAGGTCATGGCCACTCGTAGCAGACGTGAGTAACATGGTGTACACAGGTATGAAAGCCGCTAGGTATACACATCCTCTACTTCCTACAAATCAAGTCCTTTCTTTAACAAACCAGGGCATGGTCGTCTACATGTCTTTGTCTGAAGTATCAAAACATGCATATGATGTTGAAATCGAATAACAACAGAAACTGCCCATTCTTGGACGTTCATAAAGAAAGAACTCTTCCGTAAATGATACATCTATTGGATCATGTACGATCCATAATTGAACAATGTTGACTCTAAATCAACTCTGAACGTTATCACAAAACACTGCAGGGCACAAATGCATGACATTGAATAGATTTTCTACCTTCTCCATGTAAATCACTATGATTAAAGCCTTTGGTACATAGAATAGCTCTGGTATACACCCGCGAATGTAGTTATATCACGACACATTATGTCCCAGTCCTTGTTTTCATAAACTATTGAGCTTTATGTAGTTCAGTTTTACACCCTTCGCCATGTATTCTACTTCGAATACTTTCTCTCCAAATCCGACACATGTTACTCCGTAACTTGGATCCCACTCCCTTGAATCATTAATGAGGACGGCTTTTACCTCACCACGTGTGCCTCATTCGTTCCAAAATATCTGGTCGAGTGCTTTTACCTTAAAAAGATTACTGTTGCCCTCAGCGGCATAGTAAATAGTAAAGTTTCAGCTCGCATGCAGCACTAGGGTATTGACACTGTAGGATTGCCCTCAATGTTCTTCACTTCTCTACATCCAAACTCCGCCTAGTTATCAAAACTACAAGATGTAGACGTCATGTCTTTTTTTTCCTTGCAACGAAAATGTGGAACGTGTAATCATTGTGCATCATTCGTCCCAGCCATGTTTAAGTGTACTAAATCTTTTTAGCATCGACTCTCTTTGCATGTAAAAGTCGTTTAATCTGAAATGCTAGACAGCTTCCGGACATGCTTCCTCTCTTTTTATTcttcttctctcttttctttCGTATAGTCAGGACCCATACATGAGTGAAAAATGCTAGCAACATGACTGTGCCTACCTATGTCACATATAAAATGAAGTAATTTACCTTCGGAATGAAGATCAAAAGGCGAGCTGTTCATATGCGTTAGAGATGAGAGAGCCTGAGAAAACATCGATCGTGGGAGTTCGAATACAGACTATGTCCGAGAGAGTGCTACATATGTACACCTAAAATCCCCCCCTGGAGCACTCCCCTTCTACCATAAAACCTCGACTTAAATATAGAATCAAAACCATACTAAAGAAGTTTTATGTTTTCCGTTCCCAAAAACCGCACAAGCCAAAAGTCATGCTGTGCAAACATCACCGACTCCAATAAATCCAATAATACTGCACCCCAAACACTACTCTTCCATCCGCATGACCACGCACAGCCAATGCACATCCTCCAACTTAACACATGACCCCCCATTCACCGGATCATCCTACACCTCCTACCAGCAATCTCGACCAAAAAAGCACATGTACAGAAAAGCTTCTGCAAAGCTTCCACGTTCCAAAAAAGCCACCTTACTTCACCGACACCCCGACACCGGTCGCGCAAAAAGCATTTACCAGTAACAACAGCCCCCACACGACAAGCGCCCGCCCGCCCATGCATGTCAGTCCTGCGTTTGCGCAATCTGGTCAGGGAAATTAAAGACATTCCGGCAGCAGTAGCCaagaagaaaaagaacaGAAGCCCGCATGGACATGTGTTTGACAAATCCAAAACATTGGGGTTTAATTAACTGATCCACTAACTACTTACTACTTACTTACTTCCAAGGTTCACTTTAAAGCATCTGCGTTAAAACGACGCAGGACCCAAGAGCGAACAAAGCGAGAGCGAGGTTGCACATGTTGCTAAGACCCGGGAGAGGCGTTCGAGGTAAAAACAAGTTAGCTTCTCGGTTTAGCGGTTCGCTTGGACCCCGTGTTTTTTTATTTCTTGCTCTATTTGCGCATCGTGAGAAATGAGATGATGTGATTTAAGCTTACACGGTCCAAAATTACAATACGATGGGGGGGGGAAGTTCCCGCCCCGGATGGGACTAGGAGGCTAAGCTAGTAGAGAGAGAGATAGACGAGAAGGAGATTGTGTGGTACGGCATGTAACTCTTTACGGCATTAGTTTCTGACATGATGCTCTTGAGAAGAAGCAAAACCTCATAGCCGGTGTCAAAGGAAGATTTTTTTGTTTGGCACTGGTAAGCTTGCAAACGTAAACGTTGGTGCCGGAGACTGCCGACTACCGACAAAAAAAAGACTTTAGTGGTGAAGGAACTGCGACAAGGCAAAACATGACCTTTAGGCGTCCAGTATGGCAATTAGGTATCGGTATCGGAGGGAAGCGAACAACAACAGAAAACACGAGTCACGACACACACGGTCGGGCCCCCAGTGCCATGTGAGCAACTATCTTTCAGCCTCCCTTGGCACTCCGCGGAGACTAGATACCAATCCGTCAATGTACCCGTACCGCCGTTACCCATCTTCTCTCCATAGTCTCTCCATAGTCGGAGGACACGCATCATGAAGCCTGCTATTCCCGCAGTTCCCACCTGATCCCATGTTCCGCGCACCGCCGTTGTCGGTCCAAAAATAACAAACAAAAATCTCTCCTCAGGCCACGGCACCACCTCGGTCGGTCCAATACGTAACGTAGCCCTCCCGGCACTTCGGTCATTGTCCATGTCCGTTTACGTTTACCCCAAGACCCAAGACCCAAGACCTAAGAGAAAAGCCCGCTGAGAACCGGCGGTGCCCGAGCGTGATTCGCGAGCGAAGGAAAACCTATTCCGATTTCCCGCAAGGCTGAACCAAGAAAGTGGAATTATGCAAGGCGAAAACTAAAAAAACAAACAAAAAGAGTTTGAGAAACGGCTGCACAGTAAGCAAGTTCAAAAATGTAGTAGCGGTTAGCCGAAAAGCCACCATGTTCTTCGCTGGCAAGGCGAGCGCGAGGATTAGAAAAAAAATCAATCAATCACTACAACACGAAACTCAAGCCGTTTAGTCAAACAATGCTGTGCCGGCTGCCGTCGCTGGCTCCCATCCCCATTCAGCAGTCCCGGAGGCGCGCCCGCGGTACGAGGACTGTGGCTAAGCGATAAAAAGCTTAACGCTACGAAGGCGCTAGGATCGCGCATTTTAGCCGTACCGCCGTCGCCCACAGACACAGACGATGGGTCGAGATTCTCGCCGTGGCGCCGTTGCAAGGAAGAAATGCAAGCCTCAGGAAACATGGGCTGAACTCggctcttcttcttgacaACCGAACAGGCGCGTAATCGAGATGGAAAGGGGGGATAATAAAGGTGTTGAAATGCGGGAATTTAGAAAGCTGGTCTATACTATTGACCTGCAGCTGTTTCCTGCAGTTGCAAGAAAAACAATAGATACGTAAGTAGGGTGGGCATGCGTAGTCGGCAGGCCCGTCCTCGGACGCTGATAGCCGCTAGCACCAGGTTGCGGTAATGGTAGTGCAGGTGCACGACGCAGGAGAAAGTTGAAAGTGGAGAAGATACTATTCATGTGTGCACAGCTGTATTGCTGCGGTGCaaacaagaagaagggcTGAAAGCGTAGGTTGTCAATCAAGGTCAGCTTCGTTTAACAAACTTGTACGCGTACTACAACCCGTAAACTGCAACCCAGTTTACCGCACGCGCTAGATACGTTTCACCGTCTAGACTTTGCAGCCAAACGTAAGAGGCGCTTTCGTAGGACAGGGGTGCGCCCGAGTGGCTGCAGTGTCGACGATAAGACAGGTATCATGTCAGCGGCAGGGTGCCGTTCGCGCGCGGATGGGGAGCTGGGAGGGGTAATCAAGCCTGCGTACCGAGTACTTTGCACACGACGACCGCTTTATACCAGAGCCACTTATCTACCCATGGGCTGGGGCCGTTGAGTTCGACTCATGCCGTCAAAGCCCACAATCACACCACCTGCCCGCTCAATTGGTGATGAGGCGTTTGGCTGGAATCAGACTGCTAGCCACAACCCAAACCCTGATGGACAGGGGCAGGCGATGGATTTGGATACGCAGGTATTGGCGAGGCGGCGTGCAGACGTACAGGTTGCATATGAGGGGTTTGTGCGGCTCGAAAGGTGGTGGCCGGCGACACGACCTCATTCGAAGGCGAACATAAGCGAGTTATTGCGAATACCATTTGCATAACGGTTTCTCTGGTTAGAGCGTCGATCTCCGTCTCTTTCAAGATGAAGTTTTCATGGTTGCCACTCTCAAGAGGTTCTATCGTGGGTATAGCGAGAGTCTGATTAGGGAAGGACTAATCTCCATTCATGCCTCAGGACCCAGTCAAAGTCATGGCAGCATCATTATACAGTACACAGGCCACCAGCTCGTTGCCATTACCATTCATCAAACATGTGATCTGACGTTTATGTGCATAGCAGAGGCTGACAGAGAAGTGCCACGCATGTGCGGCACGTTGTAGCGGCCTGTCAACTGTCTGGAACCTCAATCAATGTCGTTCAACGATTGGCACGCTTCACAACATGTTTTGACTGATAGGCACAGGGAGCAGTGGGGTAGTTTTCCAGGTGGTGTGAGTGTAGCCATCTCAGTGTCCCATCACGTTGCGCCTACAACTGATCGGTAGACAAAGCCATGGCACCATGCCGAAGCCTTGACGGCTTACCGATACGAGTATGTCGGAAGGTTCACGACATCTAGACCTTTGTGTTGTACTGGGTGTCATTCTGCCATGCCCCCGTCCGTCGATTCGGGGCGGCACAGTGTTCCCTATTGAAGACGGCTCGTCTACACCTTGCACACTCTGGCTCAAACGTAGCAGATGATGCACACGGCACGATCGGTGGATGACTTGCATATTGCATCAAGGTACGCTGAACGCCAAACCGCGTCCGCATCTGCAAGTGATCATGTTAATTGAGGGGCAAGCAGCGTATGCTGGACCAGCGCTTCGGGTGCTTCCATGGTGTGACGAACACGTCCAGGTGCAAGAATGTCGCTGCCGTATTGCGTATCACTGTGTCATGATCGGGTAGAGACATCAAACGGCGCGTGTCGTGCCCTGGTTGACTGTGCATGTACAGACGTTCGCATAGTTTGGGAACGTGGTAATCCCCTTATTGAATTGGGGGACCGCATGGTCCCTAAGCTCATGGTGGTGTAACCCTGATATCTGGGAGACTCGAGCGTCGCCTTATCAATACGCCATCTACCCGCATTTCAGAGCAGCAAAGACCGGGCAGTGCAGAATGCGGTAGGTACTCTGTCCATAGTAGGTGATCAGTAGGTGCCGCAATCTTGCGTGCAGGGAAGATGCCACTATACCAGACCAAGAGTAAACGATATTCGCCCAAGGTAGCATCGGTcgcaaagaagaagaagaagaagaagaagaagaagaagaagaagaagaagaagaagaagatcaagaagaagcTATTCGAATGCTCGATTAGACTATTGCACAGAAGCAAAGTCGGACTATGCCACGAAGACGTTCAGTTCACCGCGATGAACAAGGCGGTGTCGAGCAGATCAGTCTGACCGAGGGGCAAATCAGGCGCAAGGAAAGTTCCATGCAGAAGCAGACATGGTGATAGG
This sequence is a window from Pyrenophora tritici-repentis strain M4 chromosome 4, whole genome shotgun sequence. Protein-coding genes within it:
- a CDS encoding CHCH domain containing protein, whose protein sequence is MSSRQPRFNQQALIDTTPLPDDIPKVKELGASSAPLLSASYFIGARCKDYNDDYMMCKTEANGRGEFDCMKEGRKVTRCAASVIKDINENCLTQFRTHWQCLENHNQQLWNCRSEERKLNKCVFEKLGLEKNIPDAPKGETPVHLRTRNIFATH
- a CDS encoding Apc15p domain containing protein codes for the protein MFSLPMIAPVPDARLWPSYNTTHTDFSDSSHSPPNTSHGHRRPTSHHGSHQNHNAFLAALTADENTITQRKLNVCRFGAGWLRPIGVSKTLQQIRDEELEKEEQELMQRREQAEVDLDDDVPEAQSNSSESESESESGSSSGEEEEGSEEGREESTVPFNEDSFIEGSMLEAEVSHMLEMEEAEMAGVLQDERDLDDDVPEAGSYEHTDSELEDSSDIDNSVLPPGLSSVRSRRSTRRRSSGRRSSGRRSSGLPHGMALGVQPAAGRISLGVDLGNGRSSFGIDGSSSMLEGSSFLRSSPQ